The nucleotide sequence ATGTCGCAACCTATATATGCTCAGTCGGAGCATAAGGGACAGAGGAACTGCGATGGCCGCTCTTCATTCCGCCGCTGCGTTGCATCCGGTGCCGGCCGAGTTTCCGGGTTCCGTTCGCACGCTGAAATTTCCCCCGGTGGTGGTGCCGGACCTGACCTGGACGCCTGAGGTCGAGCGCGAGACCCGCCACCTTTATGACAAGGTGGCGCGGGTCATTCCGCCGGTGGAGTGGCCGTTCTTCGCACCCTATGTCCGCGCCATCAACGAGCTGAAGCGCCAGCGCAACGCGGTGATTTTGGCGCACAATTATCAGACTCCTGAAATCTACAACTGCGTTGCCGACGTGGTGGGCGACTCCCTCCAGCTCGCCCGCGAGGCCGCGCGCGCCGACGCCGAGGTCATCGTGCAGTGCGGCGTGCACTTCATGGCCGAGACGTCGAAGATCCTGAGCCCGGACAAGACGGTGCTGATCCCGGACAGCCGTGCCGGCTGCTCGCTGGCGTCCTCCATCACCGGCGCCGACGTCCGGGCGCTGCGCGGCGCCTATCCCGGCGTGCCGATCGTCGCCTACGTCAACACCTCGGCCGACGTGAAGGCGGAGGTCGATATCTGCTGCACCTCCTCCAATGCCATCCAGGTGGTGGAAAGCCTCGGCGTGCCGAAGGTGATCATGGTTCCGGACCAGTTCCTGGCCAGCTTCGTCGCCGCCCGCACCTCGGTCGAGATCATTTCGTGGCACGGCGCCTGCGAGGTCCATGAGCGCTTCACCGGCGAGGAGATGCGGCGCTTCCGGCTCGATGACCCCTCGGTGCGCATCATCGCCCATCCCGAGTGTCCGCCGGAGGTGATCGCCGAAAGCGATTTCGCCGGCTCCACCGCGGCGATGATCGACTGGGTCAAGACCAACAAGCCCGGCCGGGTGGTGCTGGTCACCGAGTGCTCGATGGCTGACAACGTGATGACGGAGAACCCGGACGTCGAGTTCGTGCGGCCGTGCAATCTCTGCCCGCACATGAAGCGCATCACGCTGCCGAAGATTCTCGACAGCCTCGTCCACATGACCGAGGAGGTCGTGGTCGACCCCGACGTCGCGGCACGCGCCCGGCGCTCCGTCGAACGGATGATCGCCCTGAGGAAGTAACCCCGGCCACCTTTCGGCCGGGCTCTTCTCCCGGCGCCGGGAGAGGAAGAGTTGAAATGCCCGAACAAGCCAACACCGCCCCCAAGCTCGCCCCCGCCTCGTGGGGCGGTATCGACGACGTCGTCATTGTCGGCGGCGGGCTGGCGGGTCTGTTCTGCGCGCTGAAGCTGGCGCCGCGCCCGGTTACCATCGTCACCGCCGCGCCGCTGGGCGAAGGCGCGTCCTCGGCCTGGGCGCAAGGCGGCATTGCCGCCGCGCTCGGCGAGGGTGACACCCCGGAGGCCCACCTCGCCGACACCATCGCCGCTGGCGCTGGCATCGTCG is from Blastochloris viridis and encodes:
- the nadA gene encoding quinolinate synthase NadA, which translates into the protein MAALHSAAALHPVPAEFPGSVRTLKFPPVVVPDLTWTPEVERETRHLYDKVARVIPPVEWPFFAPYVRAINELKRQRNAVILAHNYQTPEIYNCVADVVGDSLQLAREAARADAEVIVQCGVHFMAETSKILSPDKTVLIPDSRAGCSLASSITGADVRALRGAYPGVPIVAYVNTSADVKAEVDICCTSSNAIQVVESLGVPKVIMVPDQFLASFVAARTSVEIISWHGACEVHERFTGEEMRRFRLDDPSVRIIAHPECPPEVIAESDFAGSTAAMIDWVKTNKPGRVVLVTECSMADNVMTENPDVEFVRPCNLCPHMKRITLPKILDSLVHMTEEVVVDPDVAARARRSVERMIALRK